One window of the Sphaerochaeta associata genome contains the following:
- a CDS encoding branched-chain amino acid ABC transporter permease, whose product MFNFFLLILIYAGIYALMALGQNIITGYGGMLSLTQAGFFAIGSYATAILATRFGWSFWATLPVAALLSAFFGLLIGLPTLRLKGDYLAIATLGFGEIVRNVLNNWDSLTNGPMGIQRIPMPDLFGFTINPYKKYAFLFMLVITVLIAYLLFQRLARSRMGRALTAVREDEIAAQSMGINITKYKVYAFILGASVAGIAGSFQAVFTLSVTPGTYTFMVSIMVLCMVVLGGMGNFKASILGAFIIQLISYLPQLTGLSSVIPPQFKQILFGLILVVMMIWRPQGLLGRESNRYGKKAAKSKGGA is encoded by the coding sequence ATGTTCAACTTCTTTCTACTCATACTCATCTATGCAGGCATCTATGCCTTGATGGCCCTCGGTCAGAATATCATCACCGGGTACGGCGGCATGCTCAGTCTCACCCAGGCTGGATTCTTTGCCATCGGCAGCTATGCCACCGCAATCCTTGCAACCCGTTTCGGTTGGTCCTTCTGGGCGACCTTGCCGGTAGCAGCACTGTTGAGTGCATTCTTCGGGCTTTTGATCGGACTTCCGACGCTGCGGCTCAAGGGTGACTATCTTGCCATTGCGACCCTTGGCTTCGGGGAGATCGTCCGTAATGTGCTCAACAACTGGGACAGTCTCACCAACGGTCCCATGGGAATCCAGAGAATCCCGATGCCTGATCTTTTCGGTTTTACCATCAACCCGTATAAGAAGTATGCCTTCCTGTTCATGCTTGTCATTACAGTGTTGATTGCCTACCTGCTCTTCCAGCGTCTTGCACGGTCGAGAATGGGAAGGGCGCTCACCGCTGTCCGTGAAGATGAGATTGCAGCCCAGTCGATGGGCATCAACATCACCAAGTACAAGGTGTATGCCTTCATTCTTGGTGCCTCGGTTGCCGGTATCGCCGGTTCCTTCCAAGCTGTATTCACTCTCTCCGTTACCCCGGGAACCTATACATTCATGGTCTCGATCATGGTGCTTTGCATGGTTGTCCTCGGCGGGATGGGAAATTTCAAGGCCTCGATTCTCGGCGCCTTCATTATTCAGCTCATCAGCTACCTGCCTCAGCTCACCGGCTTGTCCAGTGTCATACCTCCCCAGTTCAAGCAGATTCTTTTTGGTTTGATCCTGGTTGTCATGATGATCTGGCGTCCTCAGGGACTGCTCGGACGTGAGTCCAACCGATATGGGAAAAAGGCTGCTAAAAGCAAGGGAGGTGCATAA
- a CDS encoding branched-chain amino acid ABC transporter permease, with protein MGIAEFFQHLMNGLTLGGIYALIALGYTMVYGILKFINFAHGDVLMVGAYVGLFLFDLLRGSSPLGLWTIIAFFIAMLISMAFSAVLGVFIERVAYKPLRRATRLAPLLSAIGVSFILSNSAAWMFGTHSRKFNYPFDNTPVHLGDVVITPHQILILVVSLVMMIILKLFVDRTRMGKAMRATSLDQGTAMLMGINVNRVISMTFAIGSALAAVGGILIALDFKVYATMGTMTGLKAFVAAVVGGIGNISGAMFGGILLGLLETFGVAIFGIPTGLKDTIAFGVLIIILLVKPEGLFGKVEKEKV; from the coding sequence GTGGGAATTGCTGAATTCTTCCAACATTTGATGAATGGCCTGACGCTCGGGGGCATCTACGCCCTGATAGCCCTCGGATATACGATGGTGTACGGCATTCTGAAATTTATCAACTTCGCCCATGGTGACGTCCTGATGGTAGGCGCGTATGTAGGGTTGTTCCTCTTCGACCTGCTCAGGGGTTCTTCCCCGCTTGGGTTATGGACGATCATTGCATTCTTTATAGCCATGCTCATCAGTATGGCATTCAGTGCCGTTCTGGGGGTGTTCATCGAACGGGTTGCCTACAAACCGCTTCGCAGGGCTACGCGCCTTGCACCTCTTTTAAGTGCCATCGGTGTTTCCTTCATTCTCAGCAACAGTGCTGCATGGATGTTTGGAACCCACTCAAGAAAATTCAACTATCCGTTTGACAACACTCCTGTTCACCTGGGGGATGTGGTCATAACCCCGCACCAGATACTCATTTTGGTTGTATCGCTTGTGATGATGATCATTCTCAAGCTGTTCGTCGACAGGACCCGCATGGGCAAGGCGATGCGTGCAACCAGCCTGGACCAAGGAACTGCGATGCTCATGGGCATCAACGTCAACCGTGTCATCAGCATGACGTTTGCAATCGGCAGCGCCTTGGCCGCCGTTGGTGGTATTCTGATAGCCTTGGATTTCAAGGTCTATGCGACCATGGGCACCATGACAGGCTTGAAGGCCTTCGTTGCAGCTGTCGTCGGTGGTATCGGCAATATCAGCGGAGCCATGTTCGGAGGTATTCTGCTGGGACTCTTGGAAACATTCGGAGTCGCCATCTTCGGCATTCCCACGGGCCTGAAGGACACCATTGCCTTTGGTGTGCTGATCATCATCCTGCTGGTCAAACCCGAGGGTCTCTTCGGCAAGGTCGAAAAGGAGAAAGTATAG
- a CDS encoding ABC transporter substrate-binding protein, with protein sequence MKKSLFVLLAILAVLSFPVFAQGGSEAASPKIGFIGPMTGDYANYGVLSNNSAMLAVAEFNAKGGIGGKLPVVLVTEDSEGNVEKGLSSIEKLSSSDKIVGLIGPVFTGVSFAVGERVQNEGIVMISPSATHADITSIGDFVFRTVVSDGLQGEVAGRYFFEKLGYRTIGVLYAKNDYSQGLYEGMTASFEAAGGKVTIAEAFNVGDKDFKTQLTKIRSANPQAIYIPNYTAEMAQILEQASQLGMKIPFLSCDGFSNPEIYNLAGGFTDGVIYVGPAKVKESPSYSKFVADYTAKYGVGPDSFATNAYDGTNILLAAMDKVYKATGKFDRKAIRDAVAATKDFPGVSGTVNFAENGDLVAYQGLYKVNKTTPEYLGTYTVVDGKLVQID encoded by the coding sequence ATGAAGAAAAGCCTGTTTGTTCTGTTGGCCATCTTGGCCGTATTGTCCTTTCCTGTATTCGCTCAGGGCGGCTCTGAAGCAGCCAGCCCGAAAATCGGCTTCATCGGCCCGATGACCGGTGACTATGCCAACTATGGAGTATTGAGCAACAACTCGGCCATGCTTGCAGTTGCAGAGTTCAATGCAAAGGGCGGAATCGGTGGGAAACTTCCCGTCGTATTGGTGACTGAAGATTCTGAAGGAAATGTCGAGAAGGGTCTCTCTTCGATTGAGAAGCTCTCCTCTTCTGATAAGATTGTCGGTCTGATCGGACCTGTCTTCACCGGTGTAAGCTTCGCAGTAGGCGAACGCGTACAGAATGAAGGCATCGTGATGATCAGCCCCTCTGCAACCCATGCAGACATCACCAGCATCGGTGACTTTGTATTCCGCACCGTCGTATCAGACGGCCTCCAGGGCGAGGTAGCGGGTCGCTACTTCTTTGAGAAGCTCGGCTACCGCACCATCGGCGTCCTCTATGCCAAGAACGACTACAGCCAGGGTCTGTATGAAGGTATGACCGCTTCCTTTGAGGCTGCAGGCGGCAAGGTGACGATTGCCGAGGCATTCAACGTCGGCGACAAGGATTTCAAAACCCAGTTGACCAAGATTCGCTCAGCCAATCCCCAGGCTATTTACATTCCCAACTACACAGCCGAGATGGCTCAGATTCTTGAGCAGGCTTCCCAGCTTGGCATGAAGATTCCGTTCCTCTCTTGTGACGGATTCTCCAACCCCGAAATCTACAACCTCGCCGGTGGTTTCACCGATGGAGTCATCTATGTCGGTCCTGCCAAGGTCAAGGAGAGCCCGTCCTACAGCAAGTTCGTTGCTGATTACACAGCCAAGTATGGTGTCGGTCCCGACAGCTTTGCCACCAACGCCTACGATGGAACGAACATACTGCTCGCTGCCATGGACAAGGTCTATAAGGCAACCGGAAAGTTCGACCGCAAGGCGATTCGTGATGCAGTTGCTGCAACCAAGGATTTCCCTGGTGTAAGCGGAACCGTCAACTTTGCCGAGAATGGTGACTTGGTCGCCTACCAGGGACTGTACAAGGTCAACAAGACTACTCCTGAGTATCTTGGAACCTACACGGTTGTGGATGGTAAGCTAGTCCAGATTGACTAA
- the mscL gene encoding large-conductance mechanosensitive channel protein MscL: MAGKSKMLGEFKTFITRGNVMDLAVGLIIGSAFTAIVNSLVKDVLMPFIGLILGGISFVDLKIVIAEATAETAEVAIMYGNFIQKVVDFLIIAFVVFMLVRTINRMREHLDAKKKAEEKAKAAATPAPAPVIPADVVLLTEIRDLLKKK; this comes from the coding sequence ATGGCAGGAAAAAGCAAGATGCTTGGTGAATTCAAAACGTTCATCACCCGGGGAAACGTAATGGATTTGGCCGTCGGTCTTATAATCGGAAGTGCATTCACAGCAATTGTCAATTCATTGGTCAAGGATGTTCTCATGCCCTTCATCGGTCTCATCCTCGGAGGCATCAGTTTTGTTGACTTGAAGATCGTCATTGCTGAAGCAACCGCAGAAACTGCCGAGGTAGCAATAATGTACGGCAATTTCATTCAGAAAGTCGTTGACTTCCTGATTATCGCCTTCGTCGTATTCATGCTTGTACGAACCATCAATCGCATGCGCGAGCACCTCGATGCAAAGAAAAAGGCGGAAGAGAAAGCAAAAGCGGCGGCAACACCTGCTCCTGCACCTGTTATTCCGGCCGACGTGGTTCTGCTTACCGAGATCAGAGACCTGTTGAAGAAAAAATAA
- a CDS encoding M24 family metallopeptidase has product MAGRLNQSSPYYIDNRKRVADLQKAMEREGLDAYVGTRPRTLSFLLDAFIPWRSYVVIPRTGEPILHTFIVDATRVGDETWLSTDNVRAYAPMGGQDPISLITACLTEELGISRGRLGVEDGIATYTAEGNLSHYEYTQLEAALPGWTLVNAHHLVDELSIIKDAGTVARFREASRIVDVGQRAVFEALSNGGWKHLTETVVGGIAALAMRKEGSVSEWNFAGLNEISSGYRTALGACTPPTTKKLAQGEPLMVDLHSMFHLALGDHSHNYLIGPATKRQRRHADNFVDLVQTVLDHYKEGATPSSLAQVMMDRAESLDCSDFLLPGCEHGIGLFGDEWRIGHAMDGPFPYWTNPDHVYQEGEMVICAMQYASLEEGIGFRYENPILIGKRGCEPLSKYPLLIEEIL; this is encoded by the coding sequence ATGGCAGGAAGACTAAACCAAAGCAGTCCGTACTATATCGACAACCGTAAACGCGTGGCGGATTTACAAAAAGCAATGGAAAGAGAAGGTCTGGATGCCTATGTGGGGACTCGTCCCAGAACGCTGAGCTTCCTGTTGGATGCCTTCATCCCTTGGCGCAGCTATGTGGTCATCCCCCGCACAGGAGAACCAATACTGCATACCTTCATCGTCGATGCCACGCGGGTTGGTGATGAGACTTGGCTTTCAACCGACAATGTACGCGCTTACGCCCCGATGGGAGGGCAGGATCCCATAAGCCTGATTACTGCCTGCCTGACCGAGGAGTTGGGGATAAGCAGGGGAAGGCTGGGCGTCGAGGATGGGATTGCAACCTATACGGCTGAAGGAAATCTCAGCCATTATGAGTACACGCAACTTGAAGCCGCATTGCCGGGTTGGACGCTGGTCAACGCCCACCATCTGGTGGACGAGCTTTCGATCATCAAGGATGCCGGTACGGTGGCCCGCTTCCGCGAAGCCTCGCGAATCGTCGATGTAGGACAGCGAGCCGTCTTCGAGGCACTGAGCAATGGTGGTTGGAAACACCTGACCGAGACGGTGGTCGGAGGCATTGCCGCATTGGCCATGCGTAAGGAAGGATCGGTTTCGGAGTGGAACTTTGCAGGACTCAATGAGATTTCCAGCGGGTATCGCACCGCCCTTGGTGCCTGTACACCTCCTACGACGAAGAAGCTTGCCCAAGGTGAACCGCTGATGGTCGACCTGCATTCGATGTTCCATCTTGCACTGGGGGATCACTCACACAACTACCTGATCGGACCCGCCACCAAACGCCAAAGGCGCCATGCGGATAATTTTGTGGATTTGGTTCAGACGGTGCTCGATCATTACAAGGAGGGTGCAACACCCTCATCTCTTGCCCAGGTCATGATGGACAGGGCCGAAAGTCTTGATTGTTCAGATTTTCTGCTCCCCGGCTGCGAGCATGGCATCGGGCTTTTTGGCGACGAGTGGAGGATCGGGCATGCCATGGATGGGCCGTTCCCCTATTGGACGAACCCCGACCATGTCTATCAGGAAGGGGAGATGGTAATCTGCGCCATGCAGTACGCCAGCTTGGAAGAGGGAATTGGCTTTCGCTACGAAAACCCTATTCTCATCGGCAAGAGGGGCTGCGAGCCTCTGTCCAAATACCCGCTGCTCATTGAGGAGATTCTCTAG
- a CDS encoding SCP2 sterol-binding domain-containing protein: MDEKLMYLGKSWRDEGLKLLQSEIDPQKMHNVTTSMVDIYEHGPEGKEFFLFLKCEDGKVVAFETGEVPAPEAEFIIRGPYSVFASITRGELSSTRALMTGKLRLKGNMAKAVRLAPLADRVNKVLSMIPTDYREV, translated from the coding sequence ATGGATGAGAAGCTGATGTATCTAGGCAAATCGTGGAGGGATGAGGGTTTGAAGCTGCTGCAAAGTGAAATCGACCCACAGAAGATGCACAACGTGACCACCTCGATGGTGGACATTTATGAGCATGGCCCTGAGGGGAAAGAGTTTTTTCTCTTTCTGAAGTGCGAGGACGGAAAGGTGGTGGCATTTGAGACCGGCGAGGTTCCAGCTCCTGAAGCGGAATTCATTATTCGCGGTCCCTATTCGGTCTTTGCCTCGATTACCCGCGGTGAGTTGAGTAGTACGCGTGCCTTGATGACAGGAAAGCTCCGCCTCAAAGGCAATATGGCGAAAGCCGTCAGGCTTGCACCGCTTGCCGACCGGGTCAATAAAGTCTTGAGCATGATTCCGACCGACTACAGGGAGGTGTGA
- a CDS encoding TetR/AcrR family transcriptional regulator yields the protein MNEIFTFSPKGQKRKQQLFETALSVFSEYGYRKTSMEDIALRMQVAVGTLYRYVQDKQDLYIQCVAYAFEQWQSHALEQAQAQSDPLASFKALCMSAFSYMQKETRLRRILASDPSLFPVLDGIDPFARINEKSVQLLAGVIQKAVDAKVFCIDDVQLAAQILFSLYRFSIERAYVEESGSEQRRFMQSLDLVLNGLLARQSDKEDCTHG from the coding sequence ATGAACGAAATCTTCACTTTTTCACCTAAGGGTCAGAAGCGCAAGCAGCAACTCTTTGAAACAGCACTGTCGGTATTCTCTGAATACGGGTACCGAAAAACCAGCATGGAAGACATTGCTCTTCGCATGCAGGTTGCTGTCGGAACGCTCTATCGCTATGTGCAAGACAAACAGGATCTCTATATCCAATGCGTTGCGTATGCCTTTGAGCAATGGCAGTCGCATGCACTTGAGCAGGCGCAGGCTCAATCGGATCCGCTTGCAAGCTTCAAGGCACTGTGCATGAGTGCCTTCTCCTACATGCAGAAGGAAACCAGGCTCAGGAGAATACTCGCAAGCGATCCCTCCCTCTTTCCTGTGCTCGATGGCATTGATCCCTTCGCCCGCATCAATGAAAAGTCTGTCCAGTTGCTGGCTGGCGTCATTCAGAAGGCGGTGGACGCAAAGGTGTTTTGTATAGATGACGTACAGCTCGCAGCCCAAATTCTTTTCTCGCTCTATCGGTTTTCGATCGAGCGTGCGTATGTTGAAGAGTCGGGCAGTGAGCAAAGACGTTTTATGCAAAGCCTTGATTTGGTCTTGAACGGGCTGTTGGCCCGTCAGTCGGATAAGGAGGATTGTACACATGGATGA
- a CDS encoding TetR/AcrR family transcriptional regulator, which translates to MKTTTIGRQAFIDEVLRLLDEGVPIRDLNLRRVAKELGCAHTNAYNWFKSQQELLWFALGSALEHLIALMPEDRMPLLSEPGNLIERYVQFVEQHPAWFRLIWMEELAAEMPSELEPILARPSHIMARWLRLSAPSHMSDEQVLVVGSLLFSSMHGRLCLAVTGRMDDGEQQTLAQDTVAMGRMLLYGSCFS; encoded by the coding sequence ATGAAAACAACGACAATAGGGAGGCAGGCTTTTATTGACGAGGTTCTGCGTCTGTTGGATGAGGGTGTTCCAATCCGGGACTTGAACCTGCGCAGGGTTGCAAAAGAGTTGGGCTGTGCCCATACCAATGCCTATAACTGGTTCAAATCCCAACAGGAATTGCTCTGGTTCGCTCTTGGTTCGGCCCTTGAGCATTTAATTGCCCTGATGCCGGAAGACAGGATGCCATTGTTGTCGGAGCCTGGTAACCTGATCGAACGGTATGTACAGTTTGTTGAGCAGCATCCGGCTTGGTTTCGGCTTATCTGGATGGAAGAGCTTGCCGCTGAGATGCCCTCCGAGCTTGAACCGATTCTCGCCCGGCCGTCCCATATCATGGCACGGTGGCTGCGGCTTTCCGCTCCAAGTCATATGAGCGATGAGCAGGTGCTTGTAGTTGGTTCCCTGCTTTTTTCTTCCATGCACGGCAGGCTTTGCCTGGCGGTTACCGGACGAATGGATGATGGAGAACAGCAGACCCTGGCCCAGGATACCGTTGCGATGGGAAGAATGCTTCTCTATGGTTCCTGCTTCTCTTGA
- the topA gene encoding type I DNA topoisomerase — protein MDDANTLIIVESPTKAKTITKFLPSNCKVVASKGHIRDLPEDRMAIDVEHDFACDYEVVSGKESLIKELKSSLKKADRLLLATDEDREGESISWHLLEVLKPKIPFRRMVFHEITKSAITKALDGGRPLDENLVQAQEGRRIVDRLYGYTLSPTLWKKLSNKKLSAGRVQSVGLRLTVQRERERLVFKQSTYYDAKAQLLAAQKQGFEAKLTAYQGQRLANSKDFDSVTGEYKAKGQVLMLTKEQALSIVKELKGEQFKVQDIQRKPFVTRPSIPFTTSTLQQDAIKKLHISASDTMRIAQKLYENGFITYMRTDSPSLSGEGTQAARNLVGQLYGQEYLSPSPRYFAAKSAGAQEAHEAIRPAGDTFLLPSDTHLTGKELALYELIWKRTLASQMAEAKKATTTVTLEAGSGTFTATGTEIVFPGFLRAYVEGSDDPDAALEDKETLLPAMKVGQVCPLESLVEVEHQTKSPARYTEASLVQELEKRGIGRPSTYATIIKTLLDRRYVVKEGAALAPTFIGFAVCQFLETNFPQFVDYDFTSMMEDGLDKIASGELDKKSFLCSFYCGDTGLQNQNVLQLQQDNKVVSKTLQLPHISDSNPVMIGPYGAYVIDANGAFISLPLSWTPGTITDEDVKTLIANGKEKLQPVSLGNGAVNGEAVKVMNGRFGPYWQEGEGKDAKRASIPKWVQDADSVEDLELANRYLGLPRNLGKDEEGNDVLAFKGKYGPYIACNNKTRNLKKTDHDQQLFSITLDEALVLLSQEVEKSGAKGKKGGSRMAKASTVKELGEFEGVPVSLANGRYGYYLKAGKENIALPNEYKKDEEKALSLTLAEAVEHIRTKRAKD, from the coding sequence ATGGATGATGCCAATACGTTGATCATAGTCGAGTCGCCGACCAAGGCAAAGACAATAACAAAATTCCTTCCTTCCAACTGCAAGGTTGTCGCGAGTAAAGGACATATCAGGGACCTTCCGGAAGATCGGATGGCCATTGATGTCGAGCATGATTTTGCGTGTGACTACGAGGTGGTGTCGGGAAAGGAATCCTTGATCAAGGAGCTCAAAAGCAGTCTGAAGAAGGCTGACCGGCTTCTGTTGGCAACTGATGAGGACCGTGAGGGAGAGAGTATTTCGTGGCACCTTCTTGAGGTGCTCAAGCCCAAGATTCCGTTTAGGCGGATGGTTTTCCATGAAATAACCAAGAGTGCAATCACCAAGGCCCTCGATGGGGGCCGGCCGCTGGATGAGAATCTGGTGCAAGCCCAGGAGGGAAGGCGTATTGTCGACCGACTCTACGGATATACGCTCTCACCGACGTTGTGGAAGAAGCTTTCCAACAAGAAACTTTCTGCAGGACGGGTGCAATCGGTGGGTCTGCGCTTGACGGTTCAACGCGAGCGCGAACGATTGGTGTTCAAGCAAAGCACGTATTACGATGCGAAAGCACAGCTGCTGGCAGCCCAAAAGCAGGGCTTTGAAGCAAAGCTGACGGCCTATCAGGGACAACGACTGGCAAACAGCAAGGATTTTGATTCGGTAACCGGCGAGTACAAGGCCAAAGGCCAGGTGCTTATGCTTACCAAGGAGCAGGCTCTTTCCATCGTCAAGGAGCTCAAAGGCGAGCAGTTCAAGGTGCAGGACATCCAGAGAAAGCCCTTCGTAACCCGACCCAGTATTCCATTCACCACCAGCACACTTCAGCAGGATGCCATCAAGAAGCTGCATATCAGCGCCTCCGACACCATGCGCATCGCCCAGAAGTTGTATGAGAACGGCTTCATCACCTACATGAGAACCGACAGTCCCTCACTGAGTGGAGAGGGCACCCAGGCGGCAAGAAATCTGGTAGGTCAACTGTACGGTCAAGAGTATTTGTCACCGTCACCCCGCTACTTTGCAGCAAAGAGCGCCGGTGCCCAGGAAGCTCATGAAGCCATCAGGCCAGCCGGTGATACATTTCTCCTGCCCTCGGACACCCATTTGACCGGCAAGGAGTTGGCCCTCTATGAATTGATTTGGAAACGAACCCTGGCAAGCCAGATGGCCGAGGCAAAGAAAGCAACGACGACGGTCACCCTTGAAGCCGGAAGCGGTACCTTTACCGCCACCGGAACCGAAATTGTATTTCCAGGCTTCTTGAGGGCGTACGTGGAAGGCTCGGACGATCCCGATGCCGCCTTGGAAGACAAGGAGACGTTGCTGCCTGCCATGAAGGTCGGCCAAGTCTGTCCGTTGGAGAGCCTGGTGGAGGTGGAACACCAGACCAAGAGCCCGGCACGCTATACCGAGGCTTCACTCGTGCAAGAGTTGGAGAAACGGGGTATCGGACGTCCTTCGACCTACGCTACGATCATCAAGACTTTGCTCGACCGTCGCTATGTGGTCAAGGAAGGAGCCGCCTTGGCTCCCACCTTCATCGGTTTCGCCGTCTGCCAGTTTTTGGAAACCAATTTTCCACAATTTGTCGATTATGACTTCACTTCAATGATGGAGGACGGCTTGGATAAGATCGCCTCGGGCGAACTTGACAAGAAATCGTTCCTTTGCTCGTTCTATTGCGGCGATACAGGGTTGCAGAACCAGAATGTCCTACAGCTTCAGCAAGACAACAAGGTTGTGTCCAAAACACTGCAGCTGCCGCATATCAGTGATAGCAACCCGGTCATGATCGGCCCGTACGGTGCCTATGTCATTGATGCCAACGGTGCTTTCATCTCTCTTCCTCTCTCTTGGACCCCGGGCACCATCACCGACGAGGATGTCAAAACCCTGATTGCAAACGGCAAGGAGAAACTCCAGCCGGTAAGTCTGGGAAACGGGGCTGTCAATGGCGAGGCTGTGAAGGTCATGAATGGAAGGTTCGGACCCTATTGGCAGGAGGGCGAAGGCAAGGATGCCAAGCGAGCAAGCATTCCCAAGTGGGTGCAGGATGCCGATAGTGTTGAGGATCTTGAGCTGGCGAACCGCTACCTCGGTCTTCCCAGAAATCTAGGGAAGGATGAGGAAGGCAACGATGTGCTTGCCTTCAAGGGCAAGTACGGTCCTTATATCGCCTGCAATAACAAGACGAGAAACTTGAAGAAGACCGACCATGACCAGCAACTCTTTTCGATTACCCTGGATGAGGCGCTTGTCCTGCTCTCCCAAGAGGTTGAAAAGAGCGGTGCCAAGGGAAAGAAGGGTGGCTCGAGGATGGCCAAGGCTTCCACGGTAAAGGAGCTTGGAGAGTTTGAAGGTGTACCTGTCTCACTGGCAAACGGCCGGTACGGCTACTACCTGAAGGCGGGGAAGGAGAATATCGCCCTGCCCAATGAATATAAGAAAGATGAGGAGAAAGCACTCTCGCTCACGCTCGCCGAGGCTGTCGAGCATATCCGCACCAAGCGTGCGAAGGATTGA
- a CDS encoding B12-binding domain-containing radical SAM protein: MTIHLISCCLEEGNLSYPLGALCIQSAVLSHLENEQCIHHAFTLADDPVASAQSIPLASLDVAGLSVYLWNRGWMDTFALTLKARNPSLHLFAGGPEATANPASFDLGLYDFLILGEGEETVIQALKHIKEGKIPRLPGVLSRTNAFGIAPSPRLDLLSSPLLSGLADPFLSPGASVLWEMTRGCPFHCSFCFESRGERSVRHFSFERLEAELDYLVAHEAGEVYVLDPTFNMDKKRTIAILAMLEKKQAPIHFVFEVRAELLDNALADAFARIDCSLQIGLQSTDKKVLEAANRVFKADQFAKKIQLLNQRGIAFGLDLIIGLPHDSLASFTKSLDYAMLLKPSNLDIFPLSLLPGTLVSDQASSYGIVSMEQAPYTILHSPTFSESDLKQAMRLKSACDLFFTQGQAGMWMHKLCEATGRKPSSLLTLFDSYLSYYKEKMKPEDEEPDVFTLQEAFVVSLLKKLGNQRYLKPMLSYMELHQGIAFFHMYQESPTITLSYPLEQLALLDTMSLDDFLASHAESEEIRLSIHSTDEGELYFLPVTE, encoded by the coding sequence ATGACCATACACTTGATATCCTGCTGCCTCGAAGAGGGAAACCTCAGCTACCCCCTTGGCGCACTCTGCATTCAAAGCGCCGTACTTTCTCATCTTGAAAACGAGCAGTGCATCCATCACGCTTTCACGCTTGCCGATGATCCCGTTGCATCAGCACAGTCGATACCCCTCGCTTCCTTGGATGTAGCAGGACTTTCGGTATATCTCTGGAATAGAGGTTGGATGGACACGTTCGCCCTGACCCTGAAGGCCCGCAACCCGTCCCTCCATCTCTTTGCCGGCGGCCCGGAGGCAACAGCAAATCCGGCATCCTTCGATTTGGGTCTCTATGATTTCCTCATCCTCGGGGAGGGAGAGGAAACGGTCATACAAGCCCTCAAACACATCAAGGAAGGAAAAATCCCCCGGCTTCCAGGCGTACTCTCCCGAACCAATGCCTTCGGTATCGCACCCAGTCCCAGACTCGACCTCCTGTCTTCACCGCTTTTGAGCGGTCTTGCCGACCCGTTTCTCTCCCCCGGTGCATCGGTATTATGGGAGATGACCCGCGGCTGTCCCTTCCATTGTTCGTTTTGCTTTGAATCGCGTGGAGAACGCAGCGTACGGCACTTCAGTTTCGAACGGCTTGAAGCTGAACTCGATTACCTGGTCGCCCATGAAGCAGGAGAGGTCTATGTCCTCGATCCTACCTTCAATATGGATAAAAAGCGGACCATTGCCATCCTGGCAATGCTTGAGAAGAAGCAGGCTCCAATCCATTTTGTCTTTGAAGTGAGGGCCGAGCTGCTTGACAACGCTCTTGCCGATGCTTTTGCCAGAATCGACTGTTCGTTGCAGATAGGCTTGCAGTCGACCGACAAGAAAGTTCTTGAAGCGGCTAACCGGGTGTTCAAGGCAGACCAGTTCGCCAAGAAAATCCAGCTGCTCAACCAACGTGGCATCGCCTTCGGTCTGGACCTTATCATCGGCCTTCCCCATGACAGCCTTGCCTCCTTTACCAAGAGTCTGGACTATGCCATGCTGCTCAAACCCAGCAATCTAGACATTTTCCCCCTTTCTTTGCTTCCTGGAACCCTGGTCAGCGACCAAGCGTCCTCCTACGGCATCGTAAGCATGGAACAAGCACCTTATACCATTCTACACTCGCCGACGTTCAGTGAATCGGATCTGAAGCAGGCGATGAGGCTCAAGAGTGCGTGCGACCTCTTCTTCACCCAAGGACAGGCAGGTATGTGGATGCACAAGCTATGCGAGGCAACCGGCCGAAAACCATCTTCGCTGCTCACCCTCTTTGATTCCTACCTCTCTTATTATAAGGAGAAAATGAAGCCAGAGGATGAAGAGCCCGATGTATTTACTCTCCAGGAGGCTTTTGTTGTCAGCCTTCTTAAAAAACTGGGAAACCAGCGCTACCTGAAGCCGATGCTCTCATACATGGAGTTGCATCAGGGAATTGCGTTCTTCCATATGTATCAAGAGAGTCCCACCATCACACTATCATACCCGCTTGAGCAGCTTGCACTGCTCGACACTATGTCCCTTGATGATTTTCTGGCATCCCATGCTGAGTCTGAAGAGATACGGCTCTCCATCCACAGCACCGATGAGGGGGAACTCTATTTTCTTCCTGTCACCGAGTAG